Part of the Natrialbaceae archaeon AArc-T1-2 genome, GTCGGCACCGTGGAACTCCCGTTGCACCGCGGCGGACTCGAGGGCGATCTTCGTCACGCCACGGACGTGTTCGACGTTGGTTACCTCGTGGATGTTCCACGCGTAGGGGATGTCCTCGATGTCTCGCCAGCCGCCGCGTTCGAGTCCCAGCCGCCAGGCCTCGACGACCTTCGCCCGGAGGTCGTCGTCGCCGATCTCCTCGAGTTCGGGGTAGGCCTCGCGGATCTGGGCCTCGTACCCCGGCGGCGCGGTCATTCGAGGTCGTCGGCCCGGACGAGTCGTTCCTGGCCGACGAAGCGGGGACGATCCGCGAGCGCGAGAAAGTTCTCGACGTCCTCGCGCGGCGCCTTCGCCGTGGGATGGTCGGGGTCGTAGTCCCGGGAGGACTCGTGGCCGAGGGCGGCCCGCAGCGCATCCAGCTCCTCGAAGTAGAGTTCGGCGATGCCGTCGAACTCGGACGTGTCGGGCTCGGTGGGAACGACGCGGGCGTAGCGAACGACGCCGGGGATCTCGCGTGCGAGCGGGACGTGTTCGGTCGCCCAGTGCTCGAGGAACGCCTCGTAGCTCATGCCCGCTTTGCGGACGAGAAACGCCGAGTGCTTGTAGAGGCCGTCGGTGTCGCCGCCGACGTCGTCTCTCTCGACGATCTCCTCGCCGATGAGTCGAGGCCGCTCGTCGATCGCGAGGAAGTTCTCGACGTCCTCGCGGGCTTTCTTTGCGTTTCCCTTCTCCGGATCGTAATCGCGAGATCCCTCGCTGCCCAGCGCGTCGTACAGCTTCTCGACGTCTTCGAAGTAGAGTTCGGCGATACCGTCGAACTCGGTTGCGTCGGGGTCAGCCGGCAGAACCTGCTGGTAGCGAACGACGCCGTCGATCTCCGTGGCGATCGGCGTGTGTTCGCGTTGCCAGTGCTCGAGGAACGCCTCGTGGCTCATGCCGGCCTTGCGGACGAGCAAGGCGACGTGCTTGTACATGTCACTAGACAATTGATGCGATCTAATAAAACGTGAGCACCGGCCTGGAAACGGGTGACGTGACGAGACCGGTGGAGGACGGGCCACCGGCCGACGTCGTACTATGCGTTCGCCGGCCGGTCGGCCGGAGCCAGCCCGACGGCGTCGGCGATCGGTTCCTCGAGGGACAGTCGCATCCGGACGTCGTTACCGCGGCGTTCGATCTCCTCGAATCCTAACGTCCGATAGACGGCGACTGCGCGTTCGTTCGTGGCGGTGACGTCGAGCACGAGCGCCTCGTGGCCGTCGGCGTCGGCGTAGGCGATGGCCTGACGGACGAGTTCGCTCCCGATGCCGCGCTCGAAGAAGCCGGGGTCGACGAAGACGATGAGGTGGGGCTCGTCGCTCGAGGTCGGCGAGTACGCCGCGTGGCCGACGACCCGGTCGCCGTCGCGAGCGACCAAATTTCTACCGCGTTCGCGCAAGTCCGCGAGCCACTCCGCGACGTACCCGCTGGTCACGGGCGGCAGCCCCATCGAGCGGTGCTCGGCAGGGTAACTCCCGTACATCGAGCACAACTGCTCGAGGTGGCCGTCGGCGAGCGGTTCGACGAGCAACACCTCGCCCCGCGCGTCGACGAATCGCGGGCAGCGAGGCGGACAGTCCGTGCCACCGGTACAAGATGTCGGATTCCAGGCGCGACAGGTGTCGCCGGTCATCGACCAGGAGTACGGGATCGACGCAGATCACATGTCTTCTTTATATACACGGTCTTCATATTCCCCCTCCCCACCGAATCGAGTTACCGTCCGACATGGACCGAAGGAAAAGTATTTAGCATCAATGTCGAAACAGT contains:
- a CDS encoding EthD family reductase; the protein is MYKHVALLVRKAGMSHEAFLEHWQREHTPIATEIDGVVRYQQVLPADPDATEFDGIAELYFEDVEKLYDALGSEGSRDYDPEKGNAKKAREDVENFLAIDERPRLIGEEIVERDDVGGDTDGLYKHSAFLVRKAGMSYEAFLEHWATEHVPLAREIPGVVRYARVVPTEPDTSEFDGIAELYFEELDALRAALGHESSRDYDPDHPTAKAPREDVENFLALADRPRFVGQERLVRADDLE
- a CDS encoding GNAT family N-acetyltransferase, with the protein product MTGDTCRAWNPTSCTGGTDCPPRCPRFVDARGEVLLVEPLADGHLEQLCSMYGSYPAEHRSMGLPPVTSGYVAEWLADLRERGRNLVARDGDRVVGHAAYSPTSSDEPHLIVFVDPGFFERGIGSELVRQAIAYADADGHEALVLDVTATNERAVAVYRTLGFEEIERRGNDVRMRLSLEEPIADAVGLAPADRPANA